One genomic window of Myxococcaceae bacterium includes the following:
- the trxB gene encoding thioredoxin-disulfide reductase, which yields MSTQNVVIIGSGPAGWTAALYAARATLQPLVFEGSAPNLPGGQLMITSEVENFPGFPEGILGPKLMAQFKEQALRFGAMARTENVVKLDLSVQPFRVTSENGETITTRTVILAMGANAKLLGLPLEKELMAKGAGVSACATCDGAFYRGMDVAVVGGGDTAFEEAQFLTRFANSVTLIHRRDDFRASKIMVQRAQKNPKIRFELNEEVQEIMTENQQVSGVRLKNKSLKIQGLFIAIGHQPNSSLIRGQLALESTGYLKTQAKSSQTAIEGVFACGDLQDPVYRQAITAAGSGCQAAIDCERYLESLGH from the coding sequence ATGAGCACTCAAAACGTCGTTATCATTGGCTCAGGCCCTGCAGGTTGGACGGCAGCTCTTTATGCCGCTCGAGCGACCCTTCAACCCCTTGTTTTCGAAGGCTCCGCTCCCAATCTGCCCGGTGGACAATTAATGATTACATCTGAGGTCGAAAATTTTCCCGGTTTTCCGGAAGGCATCTTGGGCCCAAAGCTGATGGCTCAGTTTAAAGAACAGGCTTTGCGTTTTGGCGCCATGGCTCGAACCGAGAATGTCGTTAAGCTCGATCTCAGCGTTCAGCCCTTTCGAGTGACTTCAGAAAATGGCGAAACGATCACCACTCGAACCGTTATCTTAGCCATGGGAGCCAATGCGAAATTGCTGGGTCTCCCTTTGGAAAAAGAGCTGATGGCGAAAGGGGCTGGCGTATCTGCGTGTGCGACGTGCGATGGGGCTTTTTATCGAGGCATGGATGTCGCGGTTGTGGGAGGGGGAGATACCGCTTTCGAGGAAGCGCAATTTCTCACCCGATTTGCGAACTCTGTCACTCTTATTCATCGCAGAGATGATTTTAGAGCCAGCAAAATTATGGTCCAACGTGCGCAGAAAAATCCTAAAATTCGCTTTGAACTGAACGAAGAAGTTCAGGAAATTATGACGGAAAATCAGCAAGTCAGCGGAGTGCGTCTAAAAAACAAATCCTTGAAAATTCAAGGCCTGTTTATCGCCATTGGACATCAACCCAACAGCTCACTCATTCGCGGGCAGCTCGCTCTGGAATCGACGGGTTATTTAAAAACACAGGCTAAAAGCTCTCAAACTGCCATCGAAGGCGTCTTCGCTTGCGGAGATTTGCAAGACCCGGTGTACCGACAAGCCATTACCGCTGCAGGCTCCGGATGCCAAGCTGCTATCGATTGCGAACGCTATCTCGAATCGCTCGGACATTGA
- the def gene encoding peptide deformylase → MAVRKVLIWPDPALQKKSELVTEFDTSLKMLVQDMIQTMEAIGNSAGLAAPQIGVHKRLFIADIPPEHNDGNGTDGPELFINPEFILKEGQFEWEEGCLSIPGERGKVQRAYRVIMRYQDLEGNTHQREAFDYLSGCFQHEADHLDGKLWIDYQSSFKKELVRKKMLKLKASL, encoded by the coding sequence ATGGCTGTTCGCAAGGTTCTTATTTGGCCGGATCCGGCTCTTCAGAAAAAATCGGAACTCGTTACTGAGTTTGACACCTCTTTAAAAATGTTGGTGCAGGACATGATTCAAACCATGGAGGCCATTGGAAATTCAGCCGGTCTTGCAGCTCCCCAAATCGGAGTTCATAAGCGTTTGTTCATAGCCGATATTCCGCCGGAGCATAACGACGGCAATGGAACGGATGGTCCTGAGCTTTTTATCAACCCAGAATTTATTCTCAAAGAAGGTCAGTTTGAGTGGGAAGAAGGTTGCTTATCCATACCCGGCGAGCGAGGAAAAGTGCAAAGAGCTTATCGAGTCATCATGCGCTACCAAGACTTAGAGGGCAATACGCACCAACGTGAAGCGTTTGACTATCTATCCGGCTGTTTTCAACACGAAGCCGATCATTTAGACGGCAAGCTCTGGATTGATTATCAAAGCTCCTTCAAAAAAGAGCTGGTCCGTAAAAAAATGCTCAAGCTCAAGGCTAGCTTATGA
- a CDS encoding DUF2608 domain-containing protein, producing MILISILIFCLASSVSLSKSEFSQINSIVEVKKHVNETSLLVFDLDNTVFQAAVAHCHANVFYDQVKTGTDPVEAYSLWENAQENCPVSAVEASTPDWIRSFQKRGIQVMGLTSRGFTALETTKRQLQSIGVDLALTAPNIDWENYDSGILFVSVYKSKGEQLIDFLKAQSKTYSRVVMVDDLKKNLESVGESLAKANVPFTGLYYPMVTDPSQAALK from the coding sequence ATGATTCTGATCTCAATATTGATTTTCTGTTTGGCTTCATCGGTCTCGCTTTCCAAGAGCGAATTCAGCCAGATCAACTCCATTGTAGAAGTCAAGAAACACGTAAACGAAACTTCTCTTTTGGTTTTTGATCTGGATAACACTGTTTTTCAGGCTGCTGTCGCTCATTGCCATGCCAATGTTTTCTACGATCAAGTGAAAACAGGAACCGACCCTGTTGAGGCTTATTCGTTGTGGGAGAATGCACAGGAGAACTGTCCAGTCAGTGCGGTGGAGGCATCTACGCCGGATTGGATCCGAAGTTTTCAGAAACGTGGAATCCAGGTGATGGGATTGACCAGCCGAGGATTTACGGCCCTTGAGACGACTAAACGACAATTGCAATCGATTGGCGTGGACTTGGCCCTAACAGCGCCTAATATCGATTGGGAGAACTACGATTCCGGTATTTTGTTTGTTTCTGTTTATAAATCCAAGGGCGAACAGTTGATCGATTTTCTCAAGGCTCAATCTAAAACTTACAGTCGGGTCGTGATGGTCGACGACTTGAAAAAGAATCTGGAAAGTGTTGGAGAATCGCTGGCAAAAGCAAACGTACCATTTACAGGGCTTTACTACCCGATGGTCACCGATCCTTCACAAGCTGCTTTGAAGTAA
- the uvrB gene encoding excinuclease ABC subunit UvrB translates to MNTRLPSTFKLESSYAPTGDQPQAIARLSQGIAAGLRHQTLLGVTGSGKTFTMANVIQKVQKPTLILAHNKTLVAQLYEEFKSFFPNNAVEYFVSYYDYYQPEAYVPSTDTYIEKDSAINETIDRMRHRATTSLLTREDVIIVASVSCIYGIGSKDSYQEMTVYAAVGRKQKRDSFLRQLIESQYERNDLALARGTFRVRGDVIEVFPPHIEDTAYRISFFDNEIESIQIVDPLRGKVLENIQEVTFWPASHYATTSERTQKAMKSIREELHERLQALRSENRLLEAQRLEQRTLFDLEMLETVGICKGIENYSRHLTGRLKGEAPPTLLDYFPQDYLLLVDESHQTIPQVGGMYHGDRVRKTTLSEHGFRLPSALDNRPLKFQEFEELTHQVIYVSATPGPYELDHSASNVIEQLIRPTGLVDPLVEVRPVSNQVEDVVRECQQRQKVSERVLITTLTKRLAEDLSDYFKDAGIRSKYLHSDIDTMERTEILKQLRAGVFDVLVGINLLREGLDLPEVSLVAILDADKEGFLRSTTGLIQTIGRAARNIHGHAILYADRMTDSMQRAIDETHRRRVLQEQYNSEHGITPQGIQKPIAALSEYFLVEEPKKKQKLQKEVKKLSVSQIEKRIQNTRKEMQKAATELNFEQAAILRDEAKLLEQLLQSSL, encoded by the coding sequence ATGAATACCCGTTTACCCTCGACCTTTAAACTAGAGTCCTCGTACGCGCCGACGGGAGATCAGCCTCAGGCGATTGCTCGACTTTCGCAAGGCATTGCTGCGGGCTTGCGACATCAAACTCTGCTCGGAGTCACCGGTTCGGGAAAAACCTTCACCATGGCCAACGTGATTCAAAAAGTCCAAAAGCCGACTCTCATACTAGCCCATAATAAAACCCTAGTGGCTCAGCTGTATGAAGAATTCAAATCTTTCTTTCCCAACAATGCGGTCGAATATTTTGTCAGTTATTACGACTACTACCAACCAGAAGCCTATGTCCCTTCCACAGATACCTACATCGAAAAAGATAGCGCCATCAACGAAACCATTGATCGCATGCGCCATCGAGCCACCACATCCTTACTCACTCGAGAGGATGTGATCATTGTTGCCTCCGTCAGCTGTATTTACGGCATTGGAAGCAAAGACAGCTATCAAGAAATGACGGTGTATGCAGCGGTTGGACGAAAACAAAAACGCGATTCTTTCCTAAGACAACTGATCGAAAGCCAGTATGAACGCAATGACCTAGCTCTGGCCCGTGGCACTTTTCGAGTTCGAGGAGACGTCATTGAAGTATTTCCACCACACATTGAAGATACCGCTTATCGGATCAGCTTTTTTGACAATGAAATTGAGTCCATTCAAATTGTCGATCCCCTGCGTGGAAAAGTCTTGGAAAATATTCAAGAAGTCACTTTTTGGCCTGCCAGTCATTATGCCACCACTTCGGAACGAACTCAAAAAGCCATGAAATCGATTCGTGAAGAACTCCATGAGCGGCTACAAGCCCTGCGCTCAGAGAATCGACTTCTGGAAGCGCAACGTCTCGAGCAAAGAACTCTTTTCGACTTAGAAATGCTCGAGACTGTCGGTATCTGCAAAGGAATCGAAAACTATTCCCGCCACTTAACAGGGCGGCTGAAAGGAGAGGCTCCCCCCACCTTATTAGACTACTTCCCCCAAGATTACTTACTCTTAGTCGATGAATCTCATCAAACCATCCCCCAAGTTGGCGGAATGTATCATGGCGATCGCGTTCGCAAGACAACTCTCTCTGAGCATGGCTTTCGGCTTCCCTCTGCCTTGGATAATCGTCCGTTGAAATTTCAAGAGTTTGAAGAACTAACGCATCAAGTGATTTATGTTTCAGCAACCCCAGGTCCATACGAACTCGATCACAGTGCGTCGAACGTAATCGAGCAATTGATTCGGCCCACCGGCCTTGTGGATCCTTTGGTAGAAGTTCGGCCCGTTTCAAACCAAGTCGAAGATGTTGTTCGCGAGTGCCAGCAAAGACAAAAAGTGAGTGAACGAGTGTTGATCACAACACTCACCAAAAGGCTTGCAGAAGACCTGTCCGATTATTTCAAAGATGCTGGAATTCGATCCAAGTACCTGCACAGCGATATCGACACCATGGAGCGAACCGAAATCTTGAAGCAACTGCGTGCCGGAGTATTTGACGTACTGGTGGGTATTAACCTGCTCCGAGAAGGCCTTGATCTTCCAGAAGTATCGCTGGTGGCCATCTTAGATGCAGACAAAGAAGGTTTTTTGCGCTCCACTACTGGGTTGATTCAGACAATCGGCCGCGCCGCTCGAAATATTCACGGACACGCGATTCTTTACGCAGACCGAATGACCGATTCTATGCAACGAGCGATAGATGAAACACACCGTCGACGCGTTCTTCAAGAGCAATATAATTCAGAGCATGGCATCACTCCTCAAGGAATCCAGAAGCCCATCGCTGCACTATCCGAATACTTTTTAGTCGAAGAACCGAAGAAGAAACAAAAACTTCAAAAGGAAGTGAAGAAACTTTCGGTTAGCCAAATAGAAAAGCGCATTCAAAACACGCGCAAAGAAATGCAAAAAGCAGCTACCGAACTGAATTTTGAACAGGCAGCCATTTTAAGAGATGAAGCGAAACTGCTCGAACAATTACTTCAAAGCAGCTTGTGA
- the mgtE gene encoding magnesium transporter: protein MNEDLKTYLASLPHPADIKEYLEQSPVAEWPQLLRLIDDPDKRARVVAEIDEGNWQDLLTQLGPEEIANIIREMESDDAVDIIAKLPLNLRYETLYRLPNQERQQVLELLGYPEDSAGGIMQLELARVRADAPVSEAIQRVRELVEDDVQVLAVWVVDKSDCLVGSVELADLLIHKSTRLIKTLMDTDIICVRPLVDQKEVAELFQKYDLLTLPVVDDENHLIGRISVDDVVDVLTEEAEEEALRMAGTSVQELRHPEQVFSTARIRLPWLAVALGCSLVSASLLRFFQPLLEQMVVIYAFLPVIMAMGGNVGTQSSTILIRGLATGKSDLSDIPRMLYKEIRVGLIMGIFYGICAGLVATFLLSDFNHSLGILVFFSMVFAMITAAGLGVLAPALLKRLGVDPAIAAGPFVTTLNDITGILIYILISQLFKSFTV, encoded by the coding sequence TTGAATGAAGATCTAAAAACTTATTTGGCATCTTTGCCTCATCCAGCCGATATTAAGGAATATCTGGAACAGTCTCCTGTCGCCGAATGGCCTCAGTTGCTCAGGCTCATTGATGACCCAGATAAACGGGCTCGAGTGGTCGCTGAAATCGATGAAGGCAACTGGCAAGACTTGCTCACTCAGTTAGGCCCAGAAGAGATTGCGAATATCATCCGTGAGATGGAATCGGATGATGCTGTGGATATCATAGCAAAGCTTCCACTCAATCTGCGTTACGAAACACTGTATCGGCTCCCCAATCAAGAAAGACAGCAAGTACTGGAATTATTAGGATATCCCGAAGACTCGGCCGGCGGTATCATGCAGCTGGAATTGGCTCGTGTGCGAGCAGACGCGCCTGTCTCAGAAGCAATCCAAAGAGTGCGAGAACTCGTAGAAGACGATGTCCAAGTCTTGGCTGTCTGGGTCGTTGATAAAAGCGATTGCTTAGTGGGTTCGGTTGAACTGGCTGATCTATTGATTCACAAATCGACTCGCCTGATCAAAACCTTGATGGATACGGATATCATTTGCGTGCGACCCTTGGTCGATCAAAAGGAAGTTGCCGAACTATTTCAGAAATACGATTTACTAACCCTGCCCGTTGTAGACGATGAAAACCATTTGATTGGCCGGATTTCAGTCGATGACGTTGTGGATGTTCTGACCGAAGAAGCCGAAGAAGAAGCACTTCGAATGGCGGGTACCAGCGTTCAAGAATTACGACATCCAGAGCAAGTGTTCTCCACGGCCCGTATTCGCTTGCCTTGGCTAGCGGTCGCTTTGGGCTGTTCCTTAGTCTCGGCTTCACTGCTTCGTTTCTTTCAACCTCTTTTGGAGCAGATGGTGGTGATCTATGCGTTTTTGCCGGTCATCATGGCCATGGGCGGAAACGTAGGGACTCAATCTTCAACAATCCTGATTCGCGGTTTAGCGACGGGCAAATCTGATCTCAGTGACATCCCTCGAATGCTCTATAAAGAGATTCGAGTCGGGCTTATCATGGGCATTTTCTACGGAATATGCGCGGGATTGGTAGCAACATTTTTATTGAGTGATTTTAATCATTCTCTTGGCATTCTTGTATTTTTCTCGATGGTATTTGCCATGATTACAGCTGCAGGGCTCGGAGTCTTAGCTCCAGCTCTCTTAAAGCGCCTGGGAGTGGATCCGGCAATCGCTGCAGGGCCTTTCGTAACAACCCTAAACGACATCACAGGGATTTTAATTTATATTTTAATTTCTCAATTATTCAAATCTTTCACTGTTTAA
- a CDS encoding thioredoxin domain-containing protein produces MKNLTRISLATLLISSIALVGCNNKKIEERLGSLEKRLEELEKKPALAARPPAPAAQEKAYQLPVAHSPVLGKKDANVSVVVFSDGQCPFCAGTDTLLREVVKDPELKEKVNVVFKNFPLSFHPNAKPAAKAALAASEQGGDKFWKMMEKIFANQQNLNEENFKKWAKELGLNLTKFEKSLKDNDGKYEEMIKADMDLGTNQAQVRGTPSIYVGGWELRERSVQGIKNLIKEKNLM; encoded by the coding sequence ATGAAGAATTTGACTCGAATTTCTCTCGCAACCCTGCTGATTTCATCCATTGCTCTGGTGGGTTGCAATAACAAAAAAATAGAAGAACGCCTGGGTTCTTTGGAAAAACGCCTTGAGGAATTGGAGAAGAAGCCAGCCCTCGCAGCTCGGCCTCCAGCGCCAGCAGCCCAAGAGAAAGCCTACCAACTCCCCGTGGCCCACAGCCCCGTCTTAGGAAAGAAAGACGCAAACGTGAGCGTGGTGGTGTTTAGCGATGGCCAGTGCCCTTTCTGCGCAGGAACCGATACTTTACTCCGTGAAGTGGTCAAAGATCCGGAATTAAAGGAAAAAGTAAACGTTGTTTTTAAGAATTTCCCTCTTTCTTTCCATCCAAACGCCAAACCCGCTGCGAAGGCTGCCCTCGCCGCCAGCGAACAAGGTGGGGATAAATTTTGGAAAATGATGGAGAAGATTTTTGCGAACCAGCAGAATCTGAACGAAGAGAATTTTAAAAAATGGGCCAAAGAACTTGGTCTCAATCTAACAAAGTTTGAAAAATCTTTGAAAGATAACGATGGAAAATACGAGGAAATGATCAAAGCGGATATGGATCTTGGTACAAACCAGGCCCAAGTACGAGGGACACCGTCGATTTATGTGGGAGGCTGGGAGTTGCGTGAACGATCGGTCCAAGGTATTAAGAATCTGATCAAAGAAAAGAACTTGATGTAG
- a CDS encoding PDZ domain-containing protein gives MQSLFLWALLFLAGPAHDSHTELPIFNRAMLQIKEQYVQPTRIEPKKMLLGALEAMQREIPEFMYRELSLNEIEIQIVDRTETWKTDLIQSLWDLSFFMRDIFRFIEPSLPKSVDRAEVEYAAVNGSLSRLDPHSVLLEPKFSKEMKLSTKGEFGGLGIVVGLRDGVLSVISPLEGTPADRAGLKALDRILRIDESSTVNLALDEAVDKLRGQPGTAVTLLVQGHGESSHRRVTIIRDRIKVDSISSHKIDKKIGYVKIKAFHSNTASDLKSAIDALGSIKGLILDFRNNPGGLLNESVAVSDLFLDGGVVVVTQGSKAFQRQEEKASSGSSKTEFPMVVLVNSGSASASEIVAGALKNRNRALILGEQTFGKGSVQMLYDFPDQSSLKLTIAQYLTPGDESIQSVGITPDILLQPAYLENKRHVILFPLARIREEDLDSHLDNKTRVRQSQPAYTLTYLTQRLGLEEAQRRAVSSQFHEDFEISLAKRLLLSAEGASRTSLLSSAKSVVAEVQLEESKRIQSDLAKLGVNWEPPSVPSSANVMLRVIGASKAKAGSVLRITLEAKNLGKEPAYQVYGISKSSTSLFAEREFIFGKLDVGQSKRWQSEISIPKDVLPRHDAMKVCLHTNHVQTHRCTNVPIDIQGLPKPILAFSYQIQPTKENSRSKVKVLVRNTGLGASMEPMVLLKNKKKSDLFIEEGRAKLGVLKPGQMKEVVLAFHSEASADARSALQLQIFDAASGEYWLEDLNLESTQWVKKTPPQVRWLDSVRTTSQDIYRLRAQVQGKPNLKDVYVYVGDQKILYKASEGKKEIVIDQMVKLKPGANTVTLFARDGESFGQRESQVIYSRVGDSLAKNP, from the coding sequence ATGCAGTCCCTCTTTTTGTGGGCTCTTTTGTTTCTTGCGGGCCCCGCCCACGATTCTCACACCGAGTTGCCTATCTTTAACCGAGCGATGCTGCAGATTAAGGAACAATACGTACAGCCGACGCGCATTGAACCTAAAAAAATGCTGCTGGGTGCGCTGGAAGCCATGCAACGCGAGATTCCTGAATTCATGTATCGAGAACTTTCTTTGAATGAAATCGAAATTCAGATCGTGGATCGGACAGAAACATGGAAGACGGATTTGATTCAATCGCTTTGGGATCTCAGTTTCTTCATGCGAGATATTTTTCGATTTATTGAGCCGAGCCTTCCGAAATCAGTGGATCGAGCAGAGGTCGAGTATGCAGCCGTCAACGGAAGTTTAAGCCGACTCGATCCGCATTCGGTGCTTCTGGAACCCAAATTTTCCAAAGAAATGAAGCTCTCCACCAAAGGTGAGTTTGGAGGTTTGGGAATTGTTGTTGGTCTTCGAGACGGTGTGCTTTCTGTCATTAGTCCTCTGGAGGGAACTCCGGCCGATCGAGCCGGACTTAAAGCATTGGATCGCATCTTGCGAATCGATGAAAGTTCAACGGTAAATCTTGCCCTGGATGAAGCGGTTGATAAACTCAGAGGCCAACCAGGAACGGCGGTCACTTTGCTGGTACAAGGGCATGGAGAGTCTAGCCATCGCAGAGTCACGATCATTCGAGATAGGATCAAAGTCGATTCGATATCCTCTCATAAAATAGACAAGAAGATTGGGTACGTGAAGATCAAAGCCTTTCATAGCAATACGGCTTCGGATCTAAAATCCGCCATTGACGCATTGGGATCGATCAAAGGGCTCATTCTGGATTTTCGCAATAATCCGGGTGGCTTATTGAATGAGTCGGTTGCGGTATCGGATCTGTTTTTAGATGGCGGCGTGGTTGTGGTCACGCAGGGCTCGAAAGCGTTTCAACGGCAGGAAGAAAAAGCGAGCTCTGGTTCTTCTAAAACGGAATTTCCAATGGTTGTTTTGGTTAATTCTGGTTCTGCGTCTGCATCCGAAATTGTCGCGGGAGCTTTAAAAAATCGCAATCGAGCTCTTATTTTAGGAGAGCAAACTTTCGGAAAAGGCTCTGTTCAGATGCTGTATGATTTTCCGGATCAATCATCTCTAAAGTTGACGATTGCTCAGTACTTGACACCCGGTGATGAAAGCATTCAATCGGTTGGGATTACACCCGATATTCTGCTCCAACCGGCTTATCTCGAAAACAAGCGTCACGTGATTCTGTTCCCATTGGCGAGGATACGAGAGGAGGATCTCGATTCTCACTTGGACAACAAAACTCGTGTTCGTCAGAGTCAACCCGCCTATACTTTGACTTATTTGACACAAAGACTTGGGCTTGAAGAGGCACAAAGGCGCGCCGTTTCTTCCCAGTTTCATGAAGATTTTGAGATATCGCTGGCAAAACGTTTGCTTTTGAGTGCGGAAGGAGCTAGCCGAACGTCTCTTTTAAGTTCTGCAAAATCTGTCGTAGCCGAAGTTCAATTGGAGGAGAGTAAGCGCATCCAATCCGACCTTGCGAAATTAGGCGTGAATTGGGAGCCGCCTTCTGTTCCTTCGTCCGCGAATGTGATGCTGCGAGTCATCGGCGCCTCCAAAGCCAAAGCAGGTTCGGTATTGCGGATTACCTTAGAGGCTAAAAATCTTGGAAAAGAGCCTGCGTATCAAGTTTATGGAATCTCGAAGTCATCAACCTCTTTGTTTGCAGAGAGGGAGTTTATTTTTGGAAAGCTTGATGTGGGGCAGAGTAAAAGGTGGCAATCTGAAATTTCGATCCCTAAAGATGTTTTACCTAGGCATGATGCGATGAAAGTCTGCCTTCATACGAATCATGTGCAGACCCACCGTTGCACGAATGTTCCAATCGATATCCAAGGATTGCCAAAACCCATCTTGGCTTTTAGTTATCAGATTCAACCGACGAAAGAGAACTCCAGATCGAAAGTCAAGGTCCTGGTTCGCAACACGGGTTTAGGAGCTTCGATGGAACCCATGGTTTTGCTGAAAAATAAAAAGAAATCGGATCTCTTTATCGAAGAAGGTCGTGCCAAATTAGGAGTTTTAAAGCCAGGACAAATGAAAGAAGTGGTTCTTGCTTTTCATTCTGAGGCATCTGCTGATGCCAGATCGGCTTTACAGCTTCAAATATTTGATGCTGCAAGCGGCGAGTATTGGCTTGAGGATTTGAATCTAGAATCGACTCAATGGGTCAAAAAGACACCCCCTCAGGTGCGATGGCTCGATTCGGTGCGAACAACGAGTCAAGATATCTACCGGCTTCGAGCCCAAGTTCAAGGGAAACCAAATCTGAAAGATGTGTATGTTTACGTTGGAGACCAAAAGATACTCTACAAAGCTTCAGAAGGCAAAAAAGAGATTGTGATTGATCAGATGGTCAAGTTGAAGCCAGGAGCCAACACCGTGACTCTGTTTGCTCGCGATGGAGAATCTTTTGGCCAAAGGGAGAGTCAAGTGATCTACTCCCGTGTTGGAGATTCTTTGGCGAAAAATCCATGA
- the glmS gene encoding glutamine--fructose-6-phosphate transaminase (isomerizing) gives MCGIVGYIGNQPAEGILIEGLRRLEYRGYDSAGIATLWNHQTHIQKAVGKLSALSQVLKDSPVPGQIGIAHTRWASHGKPNEVNAHPHRFGSITLVHNGIIENHAKLRKELQNQGHVFLSDTDTEIIAHLIAQHQKKHPKDFPLAVSRALKLIEGAYALAIIDEEHPDTIIGVRQACPLVIGLGENENFLASDFPAALSHTRHFIVLDDGDMAIVRADSVQITDLNGVPQTRNPIKLDWSPAAAEKGGYKHFMLKEIFEQPQAVIDTLRGRFSEGELNLALDGIRTEDLASVNQITIVACGTSFHAGLIAKRYFEELAKIPVEVDLASEFRYRNPLIQPGSLVLGISQSGETADTLAALQLAKSRGARIMALCNVMDSAIARLSNASTGTFYTRAGPEISVASTKALLTQIISLYLLALLMAQQRHALSTQEIHEHLEQIFTLPMLLESALKQEPQIKETARSLVNSNHMLLMGRGLLYPTVLEGALKIKELSYIHAEGYAAGEMKHGPIALIDDKMPVLVLAVQGMNYEKTLSNLEEVKSRGARVLVLCNENDLELRADYPDALIIPPSPHYLVPALAILPLQLLAYHLAVLRGQDVDQPRNLAKSVTIE, from the coding sequence ATGTGCGGAATTGTTGGATACATTGGCAACCAACCAGCTGAAGGCATACTCATCGAAGGGCTTCGTCGCCTAGAGTATCGGGGATATGACTCTGCTGGTATTGCTACATTGTGGAACCATCAAACGCACATTCAAAAAGCGGTTGGTAAACTCTCCGCTCTGTCTCAAGTTTTGAAAGATTCTCCGGTTCCTGGACAAATCGGAATCGCTCACACGCGTTGGGCTTCTCATGGCAAACCCAACGAAGTGAACGCTCATCCTCACCGATTCGGCTCGATTACGCTCGTCCATAATGGGATTATCGAAAACCACGCCAAGCTCCGAAAAGAACTGCAAAATCAAGGTCATGTGTTTCTTTCCGATACAGATACGGAAATTATTGCACACCTCATTGCGCAGCATCAAAAAAAGCATCCCAAAGATTTTCCTTTGGCCGTTTCACGCGCCCTCAAATTGATCGAAGGCGCTTATGCCCTCGCGATTATAGACGAAGAACATCCAGATACAATCATTGGAGTCCGGCAAGCCTGCCCTCTGGTCATCGGCCTGGGTGAAAATGAAAATTTTCTGGCCTCTGACTTTCCTGCTGCGCTAAGCCATACTCGACATTTTATCGTTTTGGACGACGGCGATATGGCGATTGTTCGTGCAGATTCTGTGCAGATTACAGATCTCAACGGAGTGCCGCAAACCCGCAACCCAATCAAGCTTGATTGGTCCCCCGCTGCAGCCGAAAAAGGCGGATACAAGCATTTTATGCTCAAGGAAATTTTTGAGCAACCCCAAGCTGTTATAGACACCTTACGAGGACGCTTCTCGGAAGGAGAACTCAATTTAGCCCTGGACGGTATTCGAACCGAAGATCTCGCATCCGTTAACCAAATCACCATCGTAGCCTGTGGTACTTCGTTTCATGCGGGACTCATCGCCAAACGCTATTTTGAAGAACTTGCGAAAATTCCTGTTGAAGTCGATTTAGCCAGTGAATTTCGTTATCGAAATCCTCTCATTCAGCCAGGGAGCCTGGTTCTCGGGATTTCGCAATCTGGCGAAACTGCGGATACCCTCGCTGCTTTGCAACTAGCCAAATCCAGAGGTGCTCGAATTATGGCACTGTGTAATGTGATGGACTCTGCTATCGCACGCCTGAGCAACGCCAGTACAGGCACCTTCTACACGCGTGCCGGGCCTGAGATCAGCGTGGCCAGTACCAAAGCCCTTCTCACTCAGATCATTAGCCTGTACTTGCTCGCCCTTTTGATGGCTCAACAACGCCATGCTCTGAGCACCCAAGAGATTCATGAACACTTGGAGCAAATTTTTACTCTGCCCATGTTACTGGAATCAGCCCTCAAACAAGAGCCACAGATTAAAGAAACCGCTCGCAGCTTAGTCAACTCCAATCACATGCTTTTGATGGGGCGAGGTCTCCTGTATCCAACCGTGCTAGAAGGAGCTCTTAAAATTAAGGAACTCTCGTACATCCACGCAGAAGGATACGCAGCGGGTGAGATGAAGCATGGTCCCATCGCTTTGATTGATGACAAGATGCCAGTCTTGGTACTAGCCGTCCAAGGCATGAACTACGAAAAGACTTTATCCAACCTGGAAGAGGTAAAGTCACGCGGGGCACGGGTACTGGTCTTGTGCAATGAGAACGATTTAGAACTTCGAGCAGATTACCCAGATGCTTTGATCATTCCACCTTCCCCGCATTATCTTGTTCCTGCTTTAGCGATACTCCCTTTGCAGCTATTGGCTTATCACCTCGCTGTCTTGAGAGGCCAGGACGTTGATCAACCTCGTAACCTAGCCAAGAGCGTCACCATTGAATGA